A stretch of the Rhinoderma darwinii isolate aRhiDar2 chromosome 3, aRhiDar2.hap1, whole genome shotgun sequence genome encodes the following:
- the LOC142748840 gene encoding ganglioside GM2 activator-like, translating into MAQTCICFLFAIIAVVPLATASGILINRLPWRIKAINGFSWANCDAETLPGKIKTLTILPDPLLIPGEITVSTILNTSVPLTSPVKIKVTAEKELMGEWLKIPCLEDLGSCTYDNFCDTLDQLIQPGQSCPEPLHTYGLPCHCPFQEGSYYLPVTSFEIPSLSIPSWFTKGNYRIQIVVGHGDQEIGCAKLTFSLAGFYL; encoded by the exons ATGGCGCAGACatgtatatgttttctttttGCAATCATTGCTGTAGTGCCATTGGCGACTGCTTCAGGAATATTAATCAACCGACTACCATGGAGGATCAAAGCA ATTAATGGTTTCTCTTGGGCCAATTGTGACGCTGAGACTCTACCTGGTAAAATAAAGACTCTTACTATTCTACCCGACCCCTTATTGATTCCCGGGGAAATCACAGTGTCCACAATCCTGAATACAAGCGTACCACTGACTTCTCCAGTCAAG ATAAAAGTTACAGCGGAGAAAGAACTGATGGGCGAGTGGCTAAAGATTCCCTGCTTAGaggatttaggaagttgcacctatGATAATTTTTGTGACACTCTGGATCAGTTAATTCAGCCGGGGCAGTCATGTCCAGAACCCCTGCACACGTATGGGCTACCGTGCCACTGTCCATTTCAAGAG GGTTCCTACTATCTTCCTGTCACCAGCTTTGAAATTCCAAGTCTGTCTATCCCATCTTGGTTCACCAAAGGCAATTACCGCATACAAATTGTCGTCGGCCACGGAGACCAGGAGATTGGTTGCGCCAAACTCACTTTTTCTTTAGCGGGTTTTTATCTGTGA